From the Kwoniella pini CBS 10737 chromosome 8, complete sequence genome, one window contains:
- a CDS encoding cytosolic Fe-S cluster assembly factor NAR1, which translates to MAFSGALTITDLDDFLTPSQACIIPVRNKPSVTAEEGSSEIQIDSNNNYYEVSTYPTDNAGPGPSTSNAKKALEKAEINLNDCLACSGCITSTESLLITLQSQNEVLQFISSNPTSTDPDAPCHKPRLPILSIAPQTLASLSAAYSSAQLSPPISLLNLLRRIRSFLGRSENGGWKVWDTTFARHMSLRETVAEYHERKDKKEKGKAVELPMLASACPGWVCYAEKAQGDLLHLLSAAKSSQGIIGALAKNWYGHHTNYKPNEIYHVTAMPCYDKKLEASRSDFYSSLYSTKDVDCVLTTGELDLLLQELGFDPYAPVSNENASSLGSNDESPFPEMLTHEGSSSGSYLATIIRDIQINHPNPTKISTREIRGSTDNVEYLIHDTLTGEVLFKGAKVYGFRNLQNLIRKVAKETGIGKAGRSGAGAGKLSLAVAARRRKGKVASGGDTGTSTPTSDAESIASLSLASGEDKKLDFVEVMACPGGCVNGGGQMKPVTASINASAEEEKMDVDEEGYTRPIPDEGTDIADIPIKTSSGLGGVEEGMRWSTKEWVEKVENIYWTGLPTPPPSPPIEASNIDNHSYSQAIISDMNNVNGFKNRHGTDVRSKQADRLVEQVVQDVCGNDSDKRWELMRTRFRKVESDILSQGGVTLEAVKW; encoded by the exons ATGGCTTTTTCAGGTGCTTTG ACCATAACCGACCTGGATGATTTTCTGACTCCATCGCAAGCTTGTATCATACCAGTGAGGAATAAGCCATCAGTCACCGCTGAGGAAGGATCT AGTGAAATACAAATTGATTCCAATAACAATTATTACGAAGTATCGACCTATCCTACCGATAATGCTGGACCTGGACCGTCAACTTCGAACGCAAAGAAAGCTTTGGAAAAGGCAGAGATCAATCTAAATGATTGTCTAGCTTGCAG TGGATGCATTACTTCTACCGAATCCTTGCTTATCACTCTTCAGTCTCAGAACGAAGTCCTCCAATTCATATCATCCAATCCTACTTCGACTGACCCAGATGCACCATGCCATAAACCGCGATTACccattttatcaattgctCCTCAGACATTAGCTTCATTATCAGCCGCATATTCTTCTGCACAGTTATCTCCCCCTATATCACTTCTGAACTTGCTTCGCCGGATTAGGTCTTTTCTTGGTAGATCAGAGAATGGTGGATGGAAAGTATGGGACACGACTTTCGCTCGTCATATGAGTCTTAGGGAGACTGTGGCGGAGTATCAcgaaagaaaggataagaaagaaaaagggaAAGCCGTTGAATTGCCTATGCTGGCTAGTGCTTGTCCCGGCTGGGTATGCTATGCTGAGAAAGCTCAAGGGGACCTGCTTCACCTGTTGAGTGCGGCAAAGAGTAGTCAAGGGATAATAGGCGCATTAGCGAAGAACTGGTATGGTCACCATACAAACTACAA ACCCAACGAAATTTACCACGTTACAGCCATGCCATGCTACGATAAGAAGCTGGAAGCCTCTCGCTCTGATTTCTATTCATCCCTGTACTCCACCAAAGACGTCGACTGCGTACTCACCACCGGCGAATTAGATTTGCTGTTGCAGGAATTAGGCTTTGATCCTTATGCGCCTgtatcaaatgaaaatgctTCCTCTCTGGGCAGTAACGATGAATCTCCATTCCCGGAAATGCTCACTCATGAAGGCTCTTCATCCGGATCATATCTCGCTACCATCATACGAGACATCCAAATCAACCACCCCAATCCTACAAAGATAAGCACGAGGGAGATCAGAGGTTCGACGGACAACGTGGAATACCTCATCCACGATACCCTCACCGGCGAAGTATTATTCAAAGGTGCAAAAGTCTACGGATTCAGGAATCTGCAAAACCTGATTAGGAAAGTAGCGAAAGAGACTGGCATTGGAAAAGCTGGTCGATCAGGCGCAGGAGCCGGGAAATTGAGCTTAGCAGTCGCCGCACGGCGGAGAAAGGGCAAAGTTGCAAGTGGAGGAGATACGGGAACTTCAACACCTACGTCAGATGCGGAAAGTATAGCTAGTCTTAGTTTGGCGAGTGGAGAAGATAAGAAGCTGGATTTCGTTGAAGTCATGGCTTGTCCTGGAGGATGTGTGAATGGTGGAGGTCAAATGAAGCCCGTCACTGCGTCAATCAATGCATCTGCCGAGGAGGAGAAAATGGAcgttgatgaagaagggtATACCAGACCTATTCCTGATGAGGGCACAGACATAGCCGATATACCGATAAAGACCTCTAGTGGATTGGGTggagttgaagaaggtatgaGGTGGTCGACCAAAGAATGGGTCGAGAAAGTTGAGAACATATATTGGACTGGTTTACCCActcctccaccttctcctccaATTGAAGCATCCAATATCGATAATCATTCGTATAGTCAAGCAATCATCAGTGATATGAACAATGTCAACGGATTCAAGAACAGGCATGGGACTGATGTCAGATCGAAGCAGGCGGATCGATTAGTTGAGCAAGTCGTCCAGGATGTATGCGGGAATGACTCCGACAAAAGGTGGGAACTCATGCGGACTAGATTTAGGAAAGTTGAGAGTGATATTCTATCTCAGGGTGGTGTTACGCTCGAAGCTGTCAAGTGGTGA
- a CDS encoding phosphoribosylformylglycinamidine synthase translates to MLVLPGSSAITSSRQNVLLKAFQAHIPAITSVDAVHLHLVNPTSEKSAALLADDQSKERAILNALLAYGDDEQLDSTKAFIRDGMKGSVGGTTNALYILPRAGTISPWSSKATDIAKICRLKEHVTRLERGALYLITSSEPISLPVIHHELHLIHDRMTQLVHTSLPPSATVFPPIPPNPSPLVTVPIIGAQDPTAVLGEANARLGLALSDTEIPYLVESFLAAGRNPTDAELFMFAQVNSEHCRHKIFNAKWTIDGQDKENSLFGMIRNTERVVNSAGTLSAYEDNAAVLEGYETTRFAINGKDDWAYSSKVEKNPILIKVETHNHPTAVSPYPGAATGSGGEIRDEGATGQGSKPKAGLAGYTTSDLLIPGFTQPWESDVGKPAHIASAFDIMIEAPLGAAAFNNEFGRPALGGYFRTFLLETPTDNGGKEWRGYHKPIMIAGGLGNVRPQYARKDKITPGSKVIVLGGPGMLIGLGGGAASSMASGASSADLDFASVQRENPEMERRCQQVIDACVARGDGAGNPIESIHDVGAGGLSNALPELVHDSGLGAVFEIRDVLVDDPGMSPMEIWCNESQERYVLAVTPENLPAFEEICKRERCPFSVVGIATEEERLVVTDRLLGENPIDIPMPVLFGKPPRMHREATTINPQQDAFDSSLYKYLPVYQGAPTTSLLAETVNRVLRLPSVGSKSFLITIGDRSITGLVGRDQMVGPWQVPVADVAVTQSSYGFDTVVGEAMAMGERTPLALLNAGASARMAIAESLTNLAASSIEDISKIKLSANWMSAASHEGEGAKLYEAVQAVGMDLCPKLGVGVPVGKDSMSMSMKWSGSKGEKNQVTAPLSLIVTAFAPVNRVDRTWTPQIQTDAGETVLVFVDLARGQQRLGGSAIAQVFKQLGSEAPDVEEASDLKSFFAAVQTLKTSNTVLAYHDRSDGGLFTTLVEMAFAGRSGIEVSLDAINTKGDAIASLFNEELGAVMQVRTADLTTFTDAFVKAGFPTTHIHVIGKATGRKDQTVNIIHNSEAIYTSTRGALQQLWAETSYKMQAVRDQPEGAKEEFDAILDDQDEGIQYNVPFKFLPSPQADVARPKVAILREQGVNGQIEMAWSFHAAGFEAIDVHMSDIISSKVALSQFSGLAACGGFSYGDVLGAGNGWAKSVLLNEVARKEFEQFFKREDTFALGVCNGCQFFSQLKEIIPGTENWPAFKANRSERFEGRVSTVKIGSSNSIFFKDMQDTIIPVAVAHGEGRASFDSSNATLEGLTTDGLIPVRYVDSKGEITNVYPKNPNGSPEGIAAVQSKNGRVLAIMPHPERVTQLNSNSWFPNSLKEEAEGKGPWFRLFQNAYAFAIEQRS, encoded by the coding sequence ATGCTCGTTCTTCCGGGATCCTCCGCAATCACCTCTTCTCGACAAAATGTCCTCCTCAAGGCTTTTCAAGCTCACATTCCCGCTATCACCTCCGTTGATGCAgtccatcttcatctcgTCAATCCCACCTCTGAAAAGTCAGCCGCTCTCCTTGCCGATGACcaatcaaaagaaagagctATTCTCAATGCTCTCTTAGCTTACGGAGATGATGAGCAACTAGACAGCACAAAAGCGTTTATCCGAGATGGCATGAAAGGTTCAGTGGGTGGAACTACCAATGCCTTGTACATCTTACCAAGAGCGGGAACCATTTCTCCTTGGTCATCAAAAGCTACCGATATTGCCAAAATCTGTCGACTCAAAGAGCATGTCACTCGTCTGGAACGTGGAGCTTTATACCTCATAACCTCCTCCGAACCCATCTCACTACCCGTAATTCATCATGAACTTCACCTCATCCACGACCGAATGACTCAACTGGTTCACACCTCCCTTCCACCATCAGCTACTGTCTTCCCACCCATCCCACCAAACCCATCACCTCTTGTCACAGTTCCGATCATCGGTGCTCAAGATCCTACGGCGGTCCTTGGGGAAGCAAACGCTAGATTAGGTTTAGCCTTATCTGATACCGAAATTCCTTACCTTGTCGAATCTTTCTTAGCTGCTGGACGAAACCCAACGGATGCTGAATTATTCATGTTCGCTCAAGTCAACTCCGAACATTGTCGACACAAGATCTTCAACGCTAAATGGACTATTGACGGGCAAGACAAGGAGAACAGTTTGTTCGGCATGATCAGAAATACCGAAAGAGTTGTAAACTCAGCAGGGACTTTATCAGCCTACGAGGATAATGCTGCAGTATTAGAAGGATACGAAACTACTAGATTCGCTATCAACGGAAAGGATGATTGGGCTTATAGCTCaaaggtggaaaagaaCCCAATCTTGATCAAGGTGGAAACACATAACCACCCTACCGCTGTCTCACCTTATCCTGGAGCAGCTACGGGATCGGGAGGAGAAATTAGGGATGAAGGAGCGACCGGCCAAGGCTCTAAACCCAAAGCTGGGCTTGCTGGATATACAACCTCCGACCTGTTGATCCCGGGATTTACGCAGCCTTGGGAGTCAGACGTTGGAAAACCTGCCCATATTGCTTCAGCATTTGACATCATGATTGAAGCTCCATTAGGTGCCGCCGCATTCAATAACGAATTCGGACGACCCGCTCTTGGTGGTTACTTCAGGACTTTCCTGTTAGAAACACCTACAGATAATGGCGGGAAGGAGTGGAGAGGTTATCACAAGCCGATAATGATCGCTGGGGGTCTTGGTAATGTCCGACCTCAATACGCTAGAAAGGATAAGATTACACCGGGCTCAAAAGTTATCGTCCTTGGTGGTCCCGGTATGCTTATCGGTTTAGGTGGTGGTGCAGCATCCTCCATGGCGAGTGGAGCCAGTTCAGCCGATCTTGATTTCGCTTCGGTCCAACGAGAAAATCCTGAGATGGAGAGACGATGTCAACAAGTCATCGATGCTTGTGTAGCTCGAGGTGATGGTGCTGGAAACCCTATCGAATCCATTCACGATGTGGGTGCTGGTGGTCTTTCCAATGCTCTTCCCGAGTTAGTTCATGATTCTGGTCTTGGTGCTGTATTCGAGATCCGAGATGTCCTTGTCGATGATCCCGGTATGTCCCCCATGGAAATCTGGTGTAATGAATCTCAAGAACGATACGTGCTCGCCGTCACTCCCGAGAATCTTCCTGCCTTCGAAGAAATCTGTAAGAGAGAAAGATGTCCTTTCTCAGTTGTGGGAATTGCCACCGAGGAAGAACGATTGGTAGTCACTGATCGATTGCTTGGCGAAAACCCTATTGATATCCCCATGCCCGTACTTTTCGGTAAACCACCTCGAATGCACCGAGAAGCCACTACTATCAACCCTCAACAAGACGCCTTCGACTCCTCCCTCTACAAATACCTTCCAGTTTATCAAGGAGCACCCACCACATCACTTCTGGCTGAAACCGTCAACCGAGTCCTTCGACTGCCGAGTGTTGGATCCAAATCCTTCCTGATCACTATCGGTGACCGAAGTATCACAGGTCTCGTTGGCAGAGATCAAATGGTTGGTCCCTGGCAAGTACCCGTAGCCGATGTTGCCGTTACTCAATCTTCCTACGGTTTCGACACCGTTGTGGGAGAAGCTATGGCCATGGGGGAAAGAACTCCACTCGCTTTACTCAACGCCGGTGCTTCTGCTCGAATGGCGATCGCTGAATCACTCACAAATTTGGCCGCCTCATCCATCGAGGATATTAGCAAGATCAAGCTTAGTGCGAATTGGATGTCAGCGGCTTCGCACGAAGGCGAAGGTGCCAAGCTCTACGAAGCCGTCCAAGCTGTGGGTATGGATTTGTGCCCTAAACTTGGTGTTGGAGTACCTGTAGGAAAAGACTCCATGTCGATGTCCATGAAATGGTCTGGCTCCAAGGGGGAGAAGAACCAAGTCACCGCCCCTCTTTCATTGATCGTTACCGCCTTCGCGCCTGTCAATCGAGTCGATCGAACTTGGACACCCCAAATACAGACTGACGCTGGAGAGACTGTTCTCGtatttgttgatcttgCTCGTGGTCAACAACGATTAGGTGGATCGGCAATCGCTCAAGTTTTCAAACAACTTGGTTCCGAAGCTCCAGATGTAGAAGAAGCATCTGACCTTAAATCATTCTTCGCTGCTGTCCAGACTCTCAAGACTTCCAACACAGTTTTGGCGTACCACGATCGATCCGATGGTGGTCTGTTTACTACTTTGGTGGAGATGGCTTTCGCTGGTAGATCAGGTATCGAAGTCTCTCTCGACGCTATCAACACCAAAGGTGATGCTATCGCTTCCCTTTTCAACGAAGAATTAGGTGCTGTCATGCAAGTCCGAACAGCCGATTTGACGACTTTCACCGATGCATTCGTCAAAGCCGGTTTCCCAACTACGCATATCCACGTGATCGGTAAAGCAACAGGCAGAAAAGATCAAACCGTTAACATCATCCATAACTCGGAGGCAATCTACACTTCCACCCGAGGAGCCTTACAACAACTATGGGCCGAGACTTCGTATAAGATGCAAGCTGTTCGAGACCAACCTGAAGGCgctaaagaagaatttgacGCTATTCTCGATGATCAAGACGAAGGTATACAGTACAACGTGcctttcaaattcttgCCATCCCCCCAAGCAGATGTCGCTCGACCTAAAGTAGCTATACTACGAGAACAGGGTGTGAACggtcaaattgaaatggCTTGGTCATTCCACGCAGCAGGATTCGAAGCTATCGACGTTCACATGTCAGATATAATCTCATCGAAAGTTGCCCTCAGCCAATTTAGTGGTCTAGCAGCTTGTGGAGGTTTCTCTTACGGAGATGTCCTTGGTGCTGGTAACGGTTGGGCAAAATCCGTTTTACTCAACGAAGTTGCCCGAAAGGAGTTTGAGCAATTCTTCAAGAGAGAAGATACATTTGCTTTGGGCGTTTGTAACGGATGTCAATTCTTCAgtcaattgaaagaaatcatTCCAGGAACTGAGAACTGGCCAGCATTCAAAGCGAACAGATCAGAGAGATTTGAAGGAAGAGTATCCACAGTCAAGATTGGTTCATCcaattcaatcttcttcaaggATATGCAAGATACTATCATCCCTGTTGCAGTAGCTCATGGAGAAGGTCGAGCATCTTTCGATTCTTCGAATGCAACTTTGGAAGGATTGACCACAGATGGTTTAATACCTGTGAGATATGTAGATTCAAAGGGAGAAATCACAAATGTTTACCCTAAAAATCCAAATGGAAGTCCAGAAGGTATAGCTGCTGTACAATCTAAAAATGGTAGAGTACTTGCTATCATGCCTCATCCTGAACGAGTTACTCAACTAAATAGTAATTCTTGGTTCCCCAATTctttgaaagaagaagcagaaggaAAAGGACCTTGGTTTAGATTATTCCAAAACGCTTATGCGTTTGCTATTGAGCAAAGGTCATAG